In Thermoanaerobacterium sp. PSU-2, one genomic interval encodes:
- the hypD gene encoding hydrogenase formation protein HypD, whose translation MQGIINTAKELIDRYNTGESIKIMEVCGSHTMAISKYGLRQILPPNIKLISGPGCPVCVTAQNEIDASISLASQGVTIATFGDLVRVPGNDSSLQEERAKGRDVRVFYSPLDALDYAMANPSKEVVFIGIGFETTIPSVAMTIKEAYTKKIKNYSVYCLHKTMPKALEALVVNGSDIQGFLLPGHVSAITGSTIYNFLVDRYNIGGVVSGFEATDILMSVVMILKNLKDPKIEIQYKRVVKEEGNTYAQRLMDEVFEESDAEWRGLGMIEGSGLRIRDKYSEYDAEKKFKIKKPNSSTEIKGCRCGDVLKGIITPKQCPLFGKACTPLNPVGPCMVSSEGSCAAYYKYGE comes from the coding sequence ATGCAAGGCATCATAAATACAGCCAAAGAGCTTATAGATAGGTATAATACTGGAGAATCTATTAAAATAATGGAAGTCTGCGGTTCTCACACTATGGCTATATCGAAATACGGCTTAAGGCAGATATTGCCGCCAAATATAAAACTCATATCGGGGCCAGGATGTCCTGTCTGTGTGACGGCACAAAATGAGATTGATGCATCAATATCTTTGGCAAGTCAAGGAGTGACTATTGCCACATTTGGAGATTTGGTAAGAGTGCCTGGAAATGATTCTTCGCTGCAAGAGGAGAGGGCGAAAGGCAGAGATGTGAGGGTGTTTTATTCACCACTTGATGCACTGGATTATGCTATGGCAAACCCAAGTAAAGAGGTAGTTTTTATTGGGATAGGCTTTGAGACGACAATCCCGTCTGTCGCCATGACTATAAAAGAAGCGTACACAAAAAAAATAAAGAATTACAGTGTGTATTGTCTTCATAAGACAATGCCAAAGGCATTGGAGGCACTTGTTGTAAATGGATCAGACATTCAGGGATTTCTACTTCCAGGCCATGTAAGTGCCATAACAGGAAGCACTATATATAATTTTTTGGTTGATAGATACAATATTGGCGGTGTCGTATCTGGATTTGAAGCAACAGACATATTGATGAGCGTCGTAATGATTTTAAAAAACTTAAAAGATCCTAAGATAGAAATTCAGTATAAAAGGGTCGTAAAAGAGGAAGGAAATACTTATGCACAAAGATTGATGGATGAAGTCTTTGAAGAAAGCGATGCTGAATGGAGAGGCCTTGGCATGATAGAAGGATCAGGGCTTAGGATACGTGATAAGTACAGCGAATACGATGCAGAGAAAAAATTTAAGATTAAAAAGCCCAATAGCAGTACAGAGATAAAAGGCTGTCGATGCGGTGATGTGCTGAAAGGGATTATAACGCCAAAACAATGCCCACTGTTTGGCAAAGCTTGCACACCTTTAAATCCTGTTGGTCCCTGCATGGTTTCATCAGAAGGATCTTGTGCGGCGTACTACAAGTACGGCGAGTAA
- a CDS encoding NADH-quinone oxidoreductase subunit B family protein, with protein sequence MGLKEFVKKSFSKSPWVVHYDCGSCNGCDIEVLACMTPIYDMERFGMVNVGNPKHADILIVTGTVNEKNKDVLKNVYDMMPDPKVVVAAGICACSGGIFRDCYNVLGGIDKVIPVDVYVPGCPAKPEAMIDGLYKAAQILKEKYSRKEVIVSAKSLG encoded by the coding sequence ATGGGTTTAAAAGAATTTGTGAAAAAGTCCTTCTCAAAATCACCATGGGTAGTCCATTACGATTGTGGAAGTTGCAATGGATGTGATATAGAGGTTTTGGCATGTATGACGCCTATATATGACATGGAAAGATTTGGTATGGTAAATGTGGGAAATCCGAAACATGCTGACATCTTGATAGTAACGGGCACTGTAAATGAAAAAAATAAAGATGTATTGAAAAATGTCTATGACATGATGCCTGATCCAAAAGTAGTTGTGGCAGCGGGAATTTGTGCATGCAGCGGAGGCATATTTAGGGACTGCTACAATGTGTTAGGCGGCATAGACAAGGTGATTCCTGTCGATGTGTACGTTCCAGGATGTCCAGCTAAGCCTGAGGCCATGATAGATGGTCTTTACAAGGCGGCACAAATATTAAAAGAGAAGTATTCTCGCAAGGAAGTAATAGTTTCAGCCAAAAGCTTAGGTTAG
- the hypF gene encoding carbamoyltransferase HypF, with protein MAEREIRRIRARQINIKGIVQGVGFRPFVYNLALKHSLSGIVYNTSSGVSINVEGYDDEIDAFLMELKDNPPKLSKIDEISVEDCDVLGYKGFSIKSSKADEGFVPISPDMGVCDECVSEMMDEKNRRYNYPFINCTNCGPRFSIIEDIPYDRPKTSMKKFPMCKLCRDEYENPLDRRFHAQPVACYDCGPSLKYVGESTNIDPIMAIAEDLRKGKIVAIKGIGGFHLAVNALSRESVLRLRDRKNRYGKPLALMMKDVEAVKRYCHVSHDEMELLNSQRRPIVLLKKKYEFEGVSDGLDSVGVMLPYAPIHYLLFKYIDFPVVMTSGNISEEPLCKDNDEALERLKDIADSFLLNDRDIVNRIDDTVTSWKAKSERVIRRSRGYAPEPMVLKMDFKPILAVGGYYKNTFCLTKGNYAFLSHHIGDLDNSKTYMYYVDEIKKYMKLFKMEPQFVACDMHQGYLSTQFAKTLGLPVIYTQHHHAHIASCMAEYGIDDKVIGFSYDGTGYGLDGNIWGAEFLIADLKDFVRAGHIKYNPLPGGELAIKRIYRTAIGFINEDMDCYHEYLKRFDAKELEIIKAQIDKKINAPLVSSMGRLFDAVASLIGVKDTVLYEGQAAMELESIIESDRSYYDFTVSSDDQYVVDTSGILKQVYSDYKKGVSKGIISARFHNTIVEFTAYVALRLGEKYNIDKVVLSGGSFQNKYLLENIIDRLSKEGFLVYSNSKIPCNDGGISLGQAVIANYMMEV; from the coding sequence ATGGCTGAAAGAGAAATACGACGAATACGTGCAAGGCAAATAAATATTAAAGGAATTGTTCAAGGTGTAGGATTTAGACCGTTTGTCTACAATTTGGCATTAAAACACAGCTTGTCAGGCATCGTTTATAACACATCATCTGGTGTTTCTATTAACGTGGAGGGTTATGATGATGAAATAGATGCGTTTTTGATGGAATTAAAAGACAATCCTCCGAAGCTTTCGAAAATAGACGAGATATCTGTAGAAGATTGTGATGTCTTAGGATATAAAGGTTTTAGCATAAAGTCAAGCAAAGCAGATGAGGGATTTGTGCCGATTTCTCCTGATATGGGTGTATGCGACGAATGCGTAAGTGAGATGATGGACGAAAAAAACAGGAGATATAACTATCCGTTCATAAATTGCACAAACTGCGGTCCGAGATTTTCCATCATAGAGGATATACCATACGACAGGCCAAAGACGTCTATGAAAAAATTCCCGATGTGTAAATTATGTAGAGACGAGTATGAAAATCCTTTAGACAGGAGGTTTCATGCACAGCCTGTAGCATGTTACGATTGTGGACCATCCCTTAAATATGTTGGCGAAAGCACGAATATTGATCCCATTATGGCGATTGCTGAAGATTTAAGAAAAGGGAAAATCGTTGCTATAAAGGGGATAGGCGGCTTTCATCTGGCTGTAAATGCATTATCACGTGAGTCTGTATTAAGGCTTAGAGATAGGAAAAACAGGTATGGAAAGCCTCTGGCGCTTATGATGAAAGATGTAGAAGCTGTAAAAAGGTATTGCCATGTAAGCCATGATGAAATGGAGCTATTAAATAGCCAAAGAAGGCCTATCGTCCTTTTAAAAAAGAAATACGAGTTTGAAGGTGTAAGCGATGGCCTTGACAGCGTAGGTGTGATGCTTCCTTACGCGCCTATACATTATCTTTTGTTTAAATATATAGATTTTCCAGTTGTCATGACCAGTGGCAATATCAGTGAAGAGCCTCTGTGCAAAGACAATGATGAAGCATTAGAGAGGCTTAAAGACATAGCAGACAGTTTCCTTTTAAATGATAGAGACATTGTAAATAGGATTGACGATACGGTTACATCTTGGAAAGCTAAAAGCGAAAGAGTCATAAGGCGATCGAGAGGATATGCTCCAGAGCCTATGGTGCTTAAAATGGACTTTAAACCGATACTTGCCGTTGGAGGGTATTACAAAAACACGTTTTGCTTGACTAAAGGCAATTACGCATTTCTAAGCCATCACATAGGAGATCTCGATAACAGCAAGACGTACATGTATTATGTAGATGAGATAAAGAAGTACATGAAACTTTTTAAAATGGAGCCGCAATTTGTGGCGTGTGACATGCATCAAGGCTATTTGTCGACGCAGTTTGCAAAGACACTGGGCTTGCCTGTAATATACACACAGCACCATCATGCACACATAGCAAGTTGCATGGCGGAGTACGGCATAGATGACAAAGTCATAGGTTTTTCATACGATGGCACGGGATATGGATTGGATGGAAATATTTGGGGTGCTGAATTTTTGATAGCTGATTTGAAAGACTTCGTAAGGGCTGGCCATATAAAGTACAATCCGCTTCCAGGCGGAGAGCTTGCTATAAAAAGGATATACAGAACTGCAATAGGCTTTATAAATGAAGATATGGATTGCTACCATGAATACCTTAAAAGGTTTGATGCAAAGGAATTGGAGATCATAAAAGCGCAGATAGACAAAAAGATAAACGCACCGTTGGTGTCCAGCATGGGTAGATTGTTTGATGCAGTTGCATCACTGATTGGTGTTAAAGACACTGTCCTATATGAAGGACAAGCAGCCATGGAGCTTGAAAGCATCATAGAAAGTGATCGATCATATTATGACTTTACGGTATCAAGTGATGACCAGTATGTGGTGGATACATCAGGTATTTTAAAGCAGGTTTATTCTGACTATAAAAAAGGAGTAAGCAAGGGAATAATATCCGCCAGATTTCACAATACAATTGTAGAGTTTACTGCTTATGTGGCATTGAGACTTGGCGAAAAGTACAATATAGATAAAGTGGTTTTAAGCGGTGGAAGCTTTCAGAACAAATATTTATTGGAAAATATCATTGATAGATTATCAAAAGAAGGATTTCTTGTTTATTCCAATAGCAAGATACCTTGCAATGACGGTGGCATTTCCTTAGGCCAAGCAGTCATAGCAAACTATATGATGGAGGTGTAA
- a CDS encoding 4Fe-4S dicluster domain-containing protein — protein sequence MLDMLKSVFSNLSKKPVTRMYPFEERKPFDINRGHLENNIDECIFCGMCQRVCPSNCIKVDRKTSVWEYNPFECVLCGVCVEKCPKKCLKLDVHYRSCTDKKYNIHLEKHDDSEKAGA from the coding sequence ATGTTGGATATGCTAAAAAGCGTGTTTTCTAATCTGTCAAAGAAGCCAGTGACTCGTATGTATCCTTTTGAAGAAAGAAAGCCCTTTGATATAAACAGAGGTCATTTGGAAAACAACATTGATGAATGCATTTTTTGCGGCATGTGCCAGAGAGTGTGTCCATCAAACTGCATAAAGGTGGACAGAAAGACCAGCGTTTGGGAGTACAATCCTTTTGAATGTGTCTTGTGTGGCGTATGCGTGGAAAAGTGCCCTAAGAAATGTTTAAAGCTTGATGTGCATTACAGAAGCTGCACAGACAAAAAGTACAACATTCACTTGGAAAAACACGATGATTCTGAGAAAGCCGGTGCTTAA
- the hypB gene encoding hydrogenase nickel incorporation protein HypB, whose translation MEIKIIKDVLEANNNIAEENKSIKDERKIMMVNIIGSPGTGKTSFILKLIENMDIPCGVIEGDVASDIDARKMAERNIPVVQINTGGACHLNANSINKALSTLDFKGGILFIENIGNLICPSDFELGEDFKLAMANVAEGDDKPYKYPLLFSKAKAVVINKIDLLPYFDFNKQYFYDGVKTLNDEAEIFEVSSRTGEGFEVLAKWLKEKYDEYVQGK comes from the coding sequence ATGGAAATAAAGATTATTAAAGATGTGCTTGAAGCCAACAACAACATTGCGGAAGAAAACAAAAGCATAAAAGATGAAAGAAAAATCATGATGGTAAACATAATCGGCTCACCTGGTACAGGCAAAACAAGTTTCATATTGAAGCTTATAGAAAACATGGATATTCCTTGTGGTGTCATAGAAGGCGATGTAGCGTCTGATATAGATGCCCGCAAGATGGCTGAAAGAAATATACCGGTGGTGCAGATAAATACTGGTGGTGCTTGTCATCTGAATGCAAATTCAATAAACAAAGCATTGTCTACGCTTGATTTTAAAGGCGGAATATTGTTCATAGAGAATATAGGAAATCTAATATGTCCTTCAGATTTTGAACTTGGTGAAGACTTCAAATTGGCTATGGCAAATGTTGCTGAGGGCGATGATAAACCATACAAATATCCTCTCTTGTTTTCAAAGGCGAAAGCAGTCGTTATAAACAAGATAGATTTGTTGCCGTATTTTGACTTCAATAAGCAGTATTTTTACGATGGTGTAAAGACGCTTAATGATGAAGCTGAGATTTTTGAAGTATCATCAAGGACAGGGGAAGGCTTTGAGGTGCTGGCGAAATGGCTGAAAGAGAAATACGACGAATACGTGCAAGGCAAATAA
- the hypE gene encoding hydrogenase expression/formation protein HypE, with protein MDKVLMSHGGGGSMMQSFISEIFIEKFNNEYLNQMEDAALLPGKTVFTTDSFVVKPVFFPGGDIGRLAICGTVNDISMRGAKPLFLSASFIIEEGFPVDDIKKIVGSMVDAANEAGVQIVTGDTKVVEKNSADGIFINTAGIGILPDGAYVSIKNGKPGDVVIVSGTIGDHGMAVMGAREGLDFDPPLLSDVSPLNKMVEKLMALRDAVKILRDPTRGGVAEVLYEIAGMSNVGIKIHEDKLPVKESVKSACSMLGIDYLHLANEGKLVCVVDKDFAYKALEIMKEDKYGKDAAIIGEIDDSGLVTIETVYGTNRIVDRPIGELLPRIC; from the coding sequence ATGGATAAGGTATTGATGTCACACGGTGGCGGTGGTTCGATGATGCAAAGCTTCATAAGCGAAATATTCATAGAAAAGTTCAATAACGAATATCTAAATCAGATGGAAGATGCAGCATTGCTGCCAGGCAAGACTGTTTTTACTACAGACAGCTTTGTAGTAAAGCCTGTTTTCTTTCCAGGTGGTGACATTGGAAGGTTGGCAATATGCGGTACTGTAAATGATATTTCCATGCGTGGTGCAAAGCCTCTTTTCTTGAGTGCATCATTTATAATTGAAGAGGGATTTCCGGTTGATGACATTAAAAAGATAGTCGGCTCTATGGTAGATGCCGCTAATGAAGCTGGTGTACAAATTGTGACAGGTGATACAAAGGTCGTGGAGAAAAACAGTGCAGATGGAATCTTCATAAATACTGCCGGAATAGGCATTTTACCTGATGGAGCTTACGTGTCTATTAAAAACGGAAAACCTGGAGATGTAGTGATAGTTTCGGGGACAATTGGAGATCATGGGATGGCAGTGATGGGTGCCAGGGAAGGGCTTGATTTTGACCCTCCTCTTCTTTCTGATGTGTCACCTTTAAATAAAATGGTGGAGAAGCTTATGGCTCTTAGAGATGCTGTGAAAATCTTAAGAGATCCTACAAGGGGCGGTGTTGCGGAAGTTCTGTACGAGATAGCTGGCATGAGCAATGTGGGAATCAAAATACATGAAGATAAGCTGCCTGTGAAAGAAAGCGTAAAATCGGCTTGTAGTATGTTAGGCATCGATTATCTGCACCTTGCCAATGAAGGAAAGCTTGTGTGTGTAGTTGATAAAGATTTTGCTTATAAGGCATTGGAAATAATGAAAGAGGATAAATACGGTAAAGATGCCGCCATTATCGGCGAAATCGATGATTCTGGTCTTGTGACGATAGAAACAGTCTATGGCACAAATAGAATCGTTGATAGACCAATTGGCGAACTTCTCCCCAGAATATGCTGA
- a CDS encoding complex I subunit 1 family protein, whose translation MTWVDYLVFAAAVILTPLIGGLITGLDRKVTALIQGRYGPPILQPFYDVVKLLSKEKMIVNDFQIFAAYIYLLSAILSVGFFAIKADLLMIIFIMSIGLVFYVIGALATRSPYSQVGAQRELMQMLAYEPLLIFVLIGMYYVAGSFNLHDIMSHGRLLLDLPLIFVVLSLVLDIKIKKSPFDFSTSEHAHQELVRGILTDYAGPYLALIEIADWYELVLLLAMLAIFWSQNLVIGALISLFVFFLDIIVDNISARMTLKWMLSFSWIVGISFTVLNIAYLYFSNVSR comes from the coding sequence ATGACGTGGGTAGATTATTTGGTTTTTGCGGCGGCGGTCATTTTGACCCCGCTTATAGGTGGACTTATAACTGGATTAGACAGAAAAGTAACGGCACTTATTCAAGGCAGGTATGGTCCGCCTATATTGCAACCTTTTTATGACGTTGTAAAATTGCTTTCTAAAGAAAAGATGATAGTGAACGACTTTCAGATATTCGCAGCGTATATATACTTATTATCAGCTATACTAAGTGTTGGCTTCTTTGCGATAAAAGCTGACCTTCTTATGATAATTTTCATAATGTCAATAGGGCTTGTTTTCTATGTAATAGGGGCGTTGGCTACAAGGTCTCCATACAGCCAAGTAGGGGCCCAGAGGGAATTAATGCAGATGTTGGCATATGAACCTCTCCTTATATTTGTGCTTATTGGCATGTACTACGTAGCTGGAAGCTTTAATTTGCACGATATAATGTCACATGGAAGGCTTCTTTTGGATTTGCCGCTTATTTTTGTGGTTTTAAGCCTTGTACTGGACATAAAAATAAAGAAATCTCCATTTGATTTTTCTACATCTGAACATGCTCATCAAGAGCTTGTAAGAGGGATTCTCACAGATTACGCAGGGCCGTATCTGGCTTTAATAGAAATAGCTGATTGGTATGAGTTAGTGCTGCTTTTAGCAATGCTGGCAATTTTCTGGTCGCAAAATCTTGTGATCGGTGCTTTGATATCGCTTTTTGTATTCTTTTTAGATATAATTGTAGATAATATATCTGCAAGGATGACGCTTAAGTGGATGCTTAGCTTTAGCTGGATTGTGGGTATAAGTTTTACAGTCTTAAATATTGCTTACCTGTACTTTAGCAATGTATCGAGGTGA
- the hypA gene encoding hydrogenase maturation nickel metallochaperone HypA: protein MHELSITESIVNMVSDEAKKRNVNKVTKINIVLGELTGFEEESIRFYFDVLSEGTPLYGAKLDFKKVKAEFKCRSCGMIYNRGNFTFKCPYCGSSGVLIEKGKELYIDSIDVE from the coding sequence ATGCATGAATTGTCTATAACTGAAAGCATCGTAAACATGGTTTCTGATGAAGCTAAAAAAAGAAATGTCAATAAGGTGACCAAAATAAACATCGTGCTTGGGGAATTAACCGGGTTTGAAGAAGAAAGCATAAGGTTTTATTTTGATGTTTTAAGCGAAGGAACGCCATTATACGGTGCTAAGCTTGATTTTAAAAAAGTGAAAGCAGAGTTTAAATGCCGCAGTTGCGGCATGATTTATAATAGGGGTAATTTCACGTTTAAGTGTCCCTATTGCGGCAGCAGCGGTGTTTTGATTGAGAAAGGCAAAGAACTTTATATAGATAGTATAGATGTTGAATAA
- a CDS encoding cell wall hydrolase, whose protein sequence is MNKKSIDIKKHSFIVNADYNDVLLLAKLIQAEGESEPMIGKVAIGAVVVNRVQNQNFPDTISEVIFEPGQFESVTNNRIFNVENIDEECIISALKALEGEDPTDGSLYFYNTYTATNDWIKSKKVSVAIGKHNFIA, encoded by the coding sequence AAAAACACTCATTCATAGTAAATGCTGATTACAATGATGTTTTGCTTTTAGCAAAATTAATTCAGGCAGAAGGCGAAAGCGAACCAATGATTGGAAAAGTTGCCATAGGAGCCGTCGTCGTAAACAGAGTGCAAAATCAAAATTTCCCTGATACAATATCTGAAGTCATATTTGAGCCTGGACAATTTGAAAGCGTAACAAATAACCGCATATTCAATGTAGAAAACATAGACGAGGAATGTATTATTTCAGCTTTAAAAGCATTGGAAGGAGAAGACCCGACAGATGGTTCTCTGTACTTTTACAATACGTATACAGCAACAAACGATTGGATTAAATCAAAAAAAGTAAGCGTTGCAATAGGAAAACATAATTTTATAGCATAA
- a CDS encoding HypC/HybG/HupF family hydrogenase formation chaperone, whose protein sequence is MCIAVAQKVVKIDGDVAETELNGLKRRVSISMVPDVKIGDYVMVHAGVAISIVDKETAEEDLRLWEEMEEALRESFKQK, encoded by the coding sequence ATGTGTATTGCTGTCGCACAAAAGGTAGTAAAAATCGATGGAGATGTGGCAGAGACTGAATTAAACGGACTAAAAAGAAGGGTGTCCATATCAATGGTACCTGATGTCAAGATTGGAGATTATGTCATGGTTCACGCAGGTGTGGCAATAAGCATTGTAGATAAAGAGACGGCTGAAGAAGATCTAAGGCTTTGGGAAGAAATGGAGGAAGCTTTGAGAGAAAGCTTCAAACAAAAATAA
- a CDS encoding nickel-dependent hydrogenase large subunit, with protein MSDKSTIPFGPQHPVLPEPIHLKLVVEDEKVVEAYPAFGFVHRGLETLAQKKDFNQMVYVVERVCGICSCMHGQDYCEAIEELMGVQVPVRAEYLRTIWAELHRIHSHLLWLGLFADAFGFENLFMQTWKIREKIMDILEATSGNRVIISVNIVGGVRKDINSEQAKWILKELDDVERQLKDINDVVMNNYTVKQRTVGIGVLTKEEAYELGATGPMAKGSGVDLDLRTTGYAAYKYLDFEPIVEKTGDSYARNLVRMKEIFQSIDLIRQALGKMPEGEISVPVKGNPPAGEVISRLEQSRGEVVYYIKSNGTKFLDRLRIRTPTFANIPALLKILPGSYLQDVPVLILTIDPCISCTER; from the coding sequence ATGAGTGATAAAAGTACGATTCCGTTTGGGCCACAGCACCCTGTTTTGCCTGAGCCGATTCACTTAAAACTTGTTGTAGAGGATGAAAAAGTAGTAGAAGCGTATCCTGCTTTTGGTTTTGTCCATAGAGGGCTGGAAACTTTGGCTCAGAAAAAGGACTTTAACCAGATGGTTTACGTCGTAGAGAGGGTTTGCGGCATATGCAGTTGTATGCATGGGCAGGATTATTGTGAAGCAATAGAGGAACTAATGGGTGTTCAGGTTCCTGTAAGAGCTGAATATTTAAGGACTATTTGGGCAGAACTTCACAGGATACACAGCCATCTTTTATGGCTTGGACTTTTTGCTGATGCATTTGGCTTTGAAAATCTCTTTATGCAGACGTGGAAGATTCGTGAGAAGATAATGGACATACTGGAAGCCACATCAGGCAACAGAGTGATAATTTCAGTTAATATAGTAGGCGGTGTCAGAAAAGACATAAATAGCGAACAAGCTAAGTGGATCTTAAAAGAGTTAGACGATGTTGAGAGACAGCTTAAGGACATTAACGATGTTGTTATGAACAACTATACTGTAAAGCAAAGAACTGTTGGCATAGGAGTTTTGACGAAAGAAGAAGCGTACGAGCTTGGCGCTACTGGACCTATGGCTAAGGGAAGCGGCGTGGATTTAGATCTTAGGACTACTGGCTATGCTGCTTATAAGTATCTTGACTTTGAGCCGATTGTGGAAAAAACTGGTGACAGCTATGCCAGGAATTTGGTTAGGATGAAGGAAATATTCCAGTCAATTGACCTTATAAGACAGGCCTTAGGAAAGATGCCTGAAGGGGAAATAAGTGTTCCTGTAAAAGGCAATCCACCTGCTGGTGAAGTCATATCAAGGCTTGAGCAGTCAAGAGGAGAAGTGGTGTATTACATTAAATCAAATGGTACGAAATTTTTGGATAGGCTTCGCATAAGAACACCTACCTTTGCTAATATACCGGCTCTTTTGAAAATATTGCCTGGTTCTTATTTGCAAGATGTCCCTGTACTCATACTGACCATCGATCCTTGCATCAGTTGTACGGAAAGATAA
- a CDS encoding NADH-quinone oxidoreductase subunit C: MIVNSREVEIGNLKSEVKKYHDGGYRFVTETCLNLEDKFKIIYTFAIGYDLENIHIITDGKNVPSVSDIYSCALAVENEIKELFGVEFDGLAVDFGGNFMLGESSPISPQADIEIIRREKGGKNE, encoded by the coding sequence ATGATCGTAAATAGCAGAGAAGTGGAAATAGGCAATCTAAAAAGTGAAGTGAAGAAATACCACGATGGTGGATATAGATTTGTTACAGAAACGTGCCTTAATTTGGAAGATAAGTTTAAAATCATATACACATTTGCCATAGGTTATGATTTAGAAAACATCCACATCATAACTGATGGGAAAAATGTGCCCAGCGTTTCAGACATTTATTCATGTGCGCTGGCAGTAGAGAATGAGATAAAAGAGCTTTTTGGAGTTGAGTTTGATGGTCTTGCAGTTGATTTCGGAGGGAATTTTATGTTGGGAGAAAGCTCTCCAATAAGTCCACAAGCAGACATAGAGATTATAAGAAGAGAAAAGGGTGGTAAGAATGAGTGA